A genomic stretch from Vanrija pseudolonga chromosome 6, complete sequence includes:
- the ATG15 gene encoding Putative lipase ATG15: MKIPLLTHYAPLLLSYLLPSEDVPAPAPQTVTFGARHAFAQGSSPLARATKHAPALLLQDAGPSASLFAAADAEASEPLTLRTRRTLIRRAKHRAPHMLSWAKAAKAQRLGLQAANYSGWSAPSFAPDDDTWEDVEIDAPDMSDRQTVLALAKLAANAYSVPQSDGWYELPGYNATVPFGWAPDDDGLRGHVFADETNSTVIIAIKGTSAGVLGSGGPTSKNDKFNDNLMFSCCCARVDFSWSTVCDCHAGGYKCKQSCLEDALIEESVYATVGTNLYNNVTYLYPNANIWLTGHSLGGGLAALIGNAFGAPAVGFEAPGDRLPSRRLHLPGPPAISPELSGITHVYHTADPIPMGACTGTYSGCYAAGFALESKCHVGQTILYDTVTVKGWSVDIRTHRISEVIGKVLTDPWPVGDEGWDGEDEDDEEDGWLAWWGWGRKGKKGDKDKGGKDKHGGVPKARPDLDCVDCYKWEFADSFD; this comes from the exons ATGAAGATACCCCTGCTCACGCACTACGCGCCCCTGCTGCTCAGCTACCTCCTGCCGTCCGAGGACgtgcctgcgccggcgccgcaaACCGTCACCTTtggcgcgcggcacgcgtTCGCGCAGggcagctcgccgctcgcccgagCGACCAAGCACGCGcccgcgctcctcctgcAGGACGCTGGGCCGTCCGCGTCcctcttcgccgccgccgatgccgaggccagcGAGCCGCTCACCCTgcgcacgcggcgcacgcTCATCCGCCGCGCAAAGCACCGCGCGCCACACATGCTCTCGTgggccaaggccgccaaggcgcagCGCCTCGGTCTGCAGGCGGCGAACTACTCtggctggtcggcgccgagcttcGCTCCCGATGACGATACCTGGGAAGACGTCGAGATCGACGCGCCAGACATGAGCGACCGCCAGacggtgctcgcgctcgccaagctcgcggcAAACGCGTACTCTGTCCCCCAGAGCGACGGGTGGTACGAGCTGCCGGGGTACAATGCCACTGTGCCGTTCGGCTGGGCgccggacgacgacgggctgcgCGGGCATGTC TTTGCGGACGAGACAAACTCGACAGTCATCATCGCCATCAAGggcacgtcggcgggcgtgctGGGCTCGGGCGGCCCAACGTCCAAGAACGACAAGTTTAAT GACAACCTCATGTTCTCGTGCTGCTGTGCCCGCGTCGACTTCTCCTGGTCTACCGTGTGCGACTGCCACGCTGGAGGGTACAAGTGCAAGCAGAGCTgcctcgaggacgcgctgATCGAGGAGAGCGTGTACGCGACGGTCGGGACG AACCTGTACAACAACGTGACATACCTGTACCCCAACGCGAACATCTGGCTCACGGGCcactcgctcggcggcgggctcgccgcgctgatCGGCAACGCGTtcggcgcgccagccgtcgGGTTCGAGGCGCCAGGCGACCGCCTCCCGTCGCGCAGGCTCCACCTGCCCGGCCCGCCAGCCATCAGCCCCGAGCTCTCGGGCATCACGCACGTGTACCACACTGCCGACCCGATCCCGATGGGCGCGTGCACGGGCACGTACAGCGGGTGCTATGCGGCCGGGTTCGCGCTCGAGTCCAAGTGCCATGTCGGCCAGACGATCCTCTACGACACGGTGACCGTCAAGGGCTGGTCGGTCGACATTCGCACCCACCGCATATCAGAGGTCATCGGCAAGGTTCTTACGGACCCCTGGCCTGTCGGCGATGAGGGgtgggacggcgaggacgaggatgacgaggaggacggctGGCTTGCCTGGTGGGGATGGGGAAGaaagggcaagaagggcgacaaggacaagggcggcaaggacaagCATGGCGGCGTGCCCAAGGCCCGTCCCGACCTCGACTGTGTCGACTGCTACAAGTGGGAGTTTGCCGACTCGTTTGATTAG
- the png1 gene encoding Peptide-N(4)-(N-acetyl-beta-glucosaminyl)asparagine amidase — protein MAPIPQRTQQRASPAVAGYVASGLRSGVYTSIPHLVPPTGLAAARVAELTQELVTTRPGELARWLSSRPRPAGAGFERVLRDLSRHTRTLDAMLKGPTPESSATLAEVKAVLAHLPAAARELLANEKEHTFKPFGYEDALALAAARWFKHEYFRWVDPIKCAQCGGETRGTGAGQPTAEERAGGAGRVELHTCVNCAAVRRFPRYNEVKALMGSREGRCGEFAQLFYVFFLALGLEARYVWNSSEDHVWTEYWSPELGHWVHIDSEAETSKPLLYDRGWGKKQAHCSAVGASGAEDVTRAYVDGWDECLARRRAKDLGGGPISEAYLAQLITALTVECRAHLDDEERARLESMDEAQQRWIDDEKGRWREAELVNLRGRESGPEEWRAERDELGAGGAGE, from the exons ATGGCCCCGATCCcgcagcgcacgcagcagcgcgcgagcCCCGCAGTGGCGGGGTACGTTGCCTCCGGGCTCCGCTCGGGGGTGTACACGTCCATCCCGCACCTCGTTCCCCCGACTgggctggcagcggcgcgcgtcgccgagctgacgCAGGAGCTGGTGACCACGCGGCCGGGggagctcgcgcgctggcTTTCGAGCCGGCCGCGGCCTGCCGGTGCCGGGTTTGAACGCGTCCTGCGCGACTTGTCGcggcacacgcgcacgctcgacgccatgCTC AAAGGGCCTACGCCCGAGTCGTCCGCCACGCTGGCAGAGGTCaaggccgtcctcgcccacctgcctgctgcggcgcgcgagctcctcgccaacgagAAAGAGCACACGTTCAAGCCCTTCGGGtacgaggacgcgctcgcgctcgccgccgccaggtGGTTCAAGCACGAGTACTTTCGCTGGGTGGACCCGATCAAGTGTGCGcagtgcggcggcgagacgcggggcaccggcgccggccagccgacggccgaggagcgcgccggcggcgctggtcgcgTGGAGCTGCATACCTGCGTCAACTGTGCTGCTGTTCGCCGGTTCCCGCGGTATAACGAGGTCAAGGCGCTCATGGGCTCGCGCGAGGGGCGGTGTG GCGAGTTCGCACAGCTCTTTTATGTTttcttcctcgcgctcgggctcgaggcgcgATACGTGTGGAACAG CAGCGAGGACCACGTGTGGACAGAGTACTGGTCGCCAGAGCTCGGCCACTGGGTACATATTGACTC cgaggCGGAGACGTCCAAGCCGCTGCTGTACGACCGTGGCTGGGGCAAGAAGCAGGCGCACTGCTCCGCCgtgggcgcgagcggcgcagaGGACGTGACCCGCGCGTACGTCGACGGGTGGGACGAGTGTCTCGCCCGGCGGAGGGCGaaggacctcggcggcgggccgatATCCGAGGCGTATCTGGCACAG CTCATCACCGCGCTCACGGTCGAGTGCCGcgcccacctcgacgacgaggagcgcgcgcgcctaGAGTCcatggacgaggcgcagcagcgctggatcgacgacgagaagggcCGCTGGagggaggccgagctcgtcaaccTCCGCGGGAGGGAGAGTGGGCCCGAGGAGTGGCGTGCTGAGcgggacgagctcggcgccggcggggccggcgAGTAA
- the MRPL7 gene encoding 54S ribosomal protein L7, mitochondrial: MSLRTAVASASRAAYVSPLAASVRYASSSAAASSSSSSSSAATAAAAEQAWTVPEVHLGPTHQVRYRDHYNNSLASDLLYMTYNHRASETADKAVATAVAKAAAEQPKVTGYEANRPNAKPRGNRPVKQVTKGITVERIPELESITLHTMVKAAIGSKHQLLTGIMLLRAISGESFQGGGRASTGVQVVVSRNGAAAFKLRAGMPVAAKVELRGDAMYDFIQSLVDFVLPRIREFPGIELPAASASKTSPSALSGVVSFGVSGQAAALFPQVEANLDNYPRIPGFHMHFKTNAKGKDAQEFARTLLSGFRIPFHRK, from the coding sequence ATGTCCCTCCGCACAGCagtcgcctcggcctcgcgcgcggcctaCGTCTCGCCCCTCGCTGCGAGCGTGCGGTacgcttcgtcgtcggccgccgcgtcgtcgtcgtcgtcgtcgtcctctgccgctactgctgccgccgccgagcaggcgtGGACGGTCCCCGAGGTGCACCTTGGCCCGACGCACCAGGTGCGCTACCGCGACCACTACAACAACAGCCTCGCGTCCGACCTGCTGTACATGACGTACAACCAccgcgcgagcgagacggccgacaaggcggtcgcgaccgccgtcgccaaggccgcggcaGAGCAGCCAAAGGTCACGGGCTACGAGGCCAACCGGCCCAACGCGAAGCCGCGCGGCAACCGCCCAGTCAAGCAGGTGACCAAGGGCATCACGGTCGAGCGTatccccgagctcgagtcgatCACCCTCCACACCATGGTCAAGGCCGCCATCGGCAGCAAGCACCAGCTCCTGACGGGCATCATGCTCCTCCGCGCCATCTCGGGCGAGTCGTtccagggcggcggccgcgcctcgaccggcgtccaggtcgtcgtctcgaGGAACGGTGCCGCTGCGTTCAAGCTCCGCGCCGGcatgcccgtcgccgccaaggtcgagctcCGCGGCGACGCCATGTACGACTTTATCCAGTccctcgtcgactttgtccTCCCGCGTATCCGTGAATTCCCCGGTATCGAGCtccccgccgcgtcggcgtccaaGACCTCGCCTTCGGCGCtcagcggcgtcgtgtcgttTGGTGTCTCGGgccaggccgccgccctctTCCCCCAGGTCGAGGCCAACCTCGACAACTACCCCCGCATCCCCGGTTTCCACATGCACTTCAAGACCaacgccaagggcaaggacgcgCAGGAGTTTGCCCGCACGCTGCTGAGCGGCTTCAGGATACCCTTCCACAGGAAGTAG
- the TRAPPC8 gene encoding Trafficking protein particle complex subunit 8 yields MPAPPLSILQSLSPRVAVLSSDDVADSCAANGCTGLDELLRPWEGGTDRVSILSTTLTPTVHPTFPLRFVSYASVYANPQLASPNPELVVDLIGSGVGKLKPEEEQHYALTRALLLASRPLVPYETFNHPVGVLFAVSTSTPDPLATLTRLYGQGVGTGAQAAPWMDGVQVLKFFVVVHDVSKRGEDLTAANELLAAVKKSYGPHSTLLVINSRKDLPKLPTPDATPHSEVPTPPPKDDDDPSALSQLYASTMSSFILSPVSTVAGEADAEEKSTKRYAARLSPEDIQRLIALVRELVVQSLVPWMEARVREWNEAYQSNKRGLTGRLFGAGRKLFGSRPQSPAPTGGGGYNAIKGYYPANSTDALSRRLADFAFMLRDYRYASGVYDTLRRDYTQDRAFRYASAATEMFGLSQLLSHPYFLPNTPPTGRPTPFTNLQHSDISAWLEQSVLTYLGRPPAIQIQLDALRITVLYYEAWKAINEWRGVGAALVRAAGEADEAACAVLIEEAASADTKGGKSNRGHRRQAFHLVMAARRYEKAGLKHYSRRCLERASDIMRGAAWTAANDRIEYSLGRQAYTLGESNLAVEHFLRLMQRKDTHFAEHQGMVLEDMALAYEHLAAQPEQLEAAKDKLRLPTPVFNKAKTRIVLPAEASSRGSSEAWSDLDSRALGHWDRKGKKPMSLLPDRSRIVASVGETFHIELTASNPLNSPLVLTNVTVSLDPAESLDVETIDEIELDPYETRQIALAVTPKAAGTFTAKAASFNFHRFFPCVESLERRGRRLNNTKAQRLTPTYAKDTTLTVHVEASSPRVAIEMFGVPESLYEGEVVEAQIKLQNRGALAVENVQLVTNVYGILTLQEDTQHTDTPTSISNTIQPRSPLTLYPGTIAPGDTADVGVRFTAPSAGPVELLALAVFSTVDGGAAGGARLTHASDVKKLFTISTDVTPGRQGVLLNVQVTSHSALPLELSALTPVSQHWKVTSTPAPAGPLYPNQTLRTVVPVSTAGASTPDLGQPSLVANLGRVLQHNYDALTPIEPASVTLTVPDADSGYLISRRRYRYRFAAQNFGALPKDLVPRVVPLFDPLDLDLAFSWSQGERRGHAAVHGLLPAPRFSIVEGLRRDIESQSGAAKRTMYEETGRLRRALVDSVVDGVYAVEEDPIVVRARVPSAKAGRVEHDFSKGSLVLPVTIEVQNRSPALSARWALRLPGPQAQSFASSFPRPPIYTGALAHRGALAPGASATVEAGLWVVESGLVSFGGWEVLGETGDGDPADIAPSDGDDDATVAWSPRVSWSSIAPLSTVEVIQA; encoded by the exons atgcccgcgccgcccctgTCCATCCTCCAGTCGCTGTCCCCGCGCGTGGCCGTGCTCTCATCGGACGATGTGGCCGACTCGTGCGCAGCCAACGGGTGTACagggctcgacgagctcctccgTCCTTGGGAGGGCGGCACCGACCGGG TGTCAATCCTCTCCACGACCCTCACGCCCACTGTCCACCCCACGTTTCCCCTCCGCTTCGTGTCCTATGCGTCAGTGTACGCCAACCCGCAGCTCGCGTCGCCCAACCCCGAGCTTGTGGTCGACCTGATCGGATctggcgtcggcaagctcaagccTG agGAGGAACAACACTAtgcgctgacgcgcgcgctgctcctcgcctcgcgcccgcTCGTGCCGTACGAGACGTTCAACCAccccgtcggcgtgctcttcgccgtgtcgacgtcgacgccggacCCGCTGGCTACTCTGACACGGCTCTACGGCCAGGGGGTCGGCACGGGCGCGCAAGCGGCGCCGTGGATGGACGGCGTGCAGGTGCTCAAGttcttcgtcgtcgtgcacgaCGTCTcgaagcgcggcgaggacctgACAGCAGCGAATgagctgctggccgccgtcaAGAAGTCGTACGGACCCCACTCGACCCTCCTGGTAATCAACAGCAGGAAAGACCTGCCCAAGCTGCCAACGCCAGATGCGACGCCGCACTCCGAAgtgccaaccccgccgcccaaggacgacgacgacccgtcCGCCCTGTCCCAACTGTAcgcgtcgacaatgtcgtcaTTCATCCTGAGTCCCGTGTCGACTGTCGCGGGGGAAGCAGACGCAGAGGAGAAGAGCACGAAGCGGTACGCGGCAAGGCTTAGCCCCGAGGACATTCAGCGCCTCAttgcgctcgtgcgcgagctcgttgtCCAGAGCCTCGTGCCGTGGATGGAGGCCAGGGTACGCGAGTGGAACGAGGCCTACCAGTCCAATAAGCGCGGTCTCACCGGCAGGCTGTTTGGCGCCGGCCGCAAGCTGTTTGGCAGCCGGCCACAGAGCCCCGCACCCACAGGCGGGGGAGGATACAACGCCATCAAGGGCTACTACCCCGCCAACTCGACCGACGCTCTCtcgcgccgtctcgccgacTTTGCGTTCATGCTCCGAGACTACCGATACGCATCGGGCGTGTACGATACGCTGCGGCGCGACTACACCCAGGACCGAGCATTCCGGTACGCGTCAGCCGCGACAGAGATGTTTGGCCTCTCGCAGCTGCTCTCGCACCCTTACTTCTTGCCCAACACTCCGCCAACTGGCCGACCAACACCGTTCACAAACCTGCAACACTCGGACATCTCTGCATGGCTGGAGCAGTCGGTGTTGACGTATCTCGGCCGTCCGCCAGCCATCCAGATTCAGCTCGACGCCTTGCGCATCACGGTGCTATACTACGAGGCGTGGAAAGCCATCAACgagtggcgtggcgtcggTGCGGCGCTCGTGCGAGCagcgggcgaggccgacgaggcggcctGTGCCGTTCtcatcgaggaggcggccagTGCAGACaccaagggcggcaagagcAACCGCGGCCACAGACGGCAAGCGTTCCACCTCGtcatggcggcgaggcgctaCGAGAAGGCCGGTCTGAAGCACTACTCGCGTCGCTGCCTCGAGCGCGCATCGGATATCATGCGTGGCGCCGCGTGGACGGCCGCCAACGACCGGATAGAGTACTCGCTTGGCCGGCAGGCCTACACCCTCGGCGAGAGCAACCTCGCTGTCGAGCACTTCCTGCGTTTGATGCAGCGCAAAGACACGCACTTTGCAGAGCACCAGGGCAtggtgctcgaggacatGGCTCTCGCTTACGAGCACCTCGCGGCCCAGCcagagcagctcgaggccgccaaggacaAGCTCCGACTCCCAACGCCAGTATTCAACAAGGCCAAAACACGCATTGTGCTGCCGGCCGAGGCATCATCgcgcgggtcgagcgaggcaTGGTCTGACCTCGACTCGCGCGCCCTCGGTCACTGGGACAggaagggcaagaagcccATGAGCCTGCTTCCAGACCGATCCCGAATCGTCGCCTCCGTCGGCGAGACGTTCCACATCGAGTTGACGGCCTCGAACCCGTTAAACTCGCCGCTGGTGCTCACGAACGTGACCGTGTCTCTCGACCCCGCAGAGTCTCTCGACGTGGAGACGATTGACGAGATCGAACTCGATCCGTACGAGACGCGCCAAAttgccctcgccgtcacccCCAAGGCAGCTGGCACTTTcaccgccaaggccgcctcGTTCAACTTCCACCGCTTCTTCCCATGtgtcgagtcgctcgagcgccgtggTCGCCGTTTGAACAACACCAAGGCGCAgcggctgacgccgacgtACGCCAAGGACACGACGCTCACAGTGCATGTTGAGGCATCGAGCCCGCGCGTCGCCATCGAGATGTTTGGCGTCCCCGAGTCGCTgtacgagggcgaggtcgtggaAGCGCAAATCAAATTACAGAACCGCGGCGCACTCGCTGTCGAGAACGTTCAGCTGGTGACCAACGTATACGGAATCCTTACATTACAAG AAGATACCCAGCATACCGATACCCCCACATCAATATCCAATACGATACAGCCAAGGTCCCCGTTGACACTGTACCCGGGCACGATAGCGCCTGGGGACACGGCTGACGTCGGTGTCCGCTTCACGGCGCCGTCCGCGGGTCCGGttgagctgctggcgctcgcAGTCTTCTCCacggtcgacggcggcgcggccggcggtgCCCGGCTGACGCACGCTTCGGACGTCAAGAAGCTCTTCACAATCTCGACGGACGTCACGCCTGGTCGGCAGGGCGTCCTCCTCAATGTCCAGGTCACGAGCCATtcggcgctgccgctcgagctcagcGCGCTTACTCCTGTAAGCCAGCACTGGAAGGTCACGTCGACTCCCGCGCCTGCTGGACCGTTGTACCCGAACCAGACGCTGCGCACCGTCGTGCCCGTCTCCACAGCTGGCGCCAGTACACCTGACCTGGGCCAACCATCTCTGGTCGCCAATCTCGGTCGCGTTCTCCAGCACAACTACGACGCGCTCACGCCGATCGAGCCGGCATCCGTCACCCTCACCGTCCCCGACGCTGACTCGGGCTACCTCATCTCTCGCCGGCGGTACCGCTACCGCTTCGCTGCACAGAACTTTGGAGCGCTGCCCAAGGACCTCGTTCCGCGCGTGGTCCCGCTGTTTGACCCGCTggacctcgaccttgcgTTCTCCTGGTCCCAGGGTGAGCGGCGAGGCCACGCAGCCGTGCACGGCCTgctccccgccccgcgcttCAGCATCGTCGAGGGGCTGCGGCGCGATATCGAGTCGCAGTCGGGTGCGGCCAAGCGCACGATGTACGAGGAGACtgggcggctgcggcgcgcgttGGTCGACTCTGTCGTGGACGGCGTGTACGCGGTCGAAGAGGATCCGATTGTGGTTCGTGCACGCGTGCCTTCTGCCAAGGCtggacgcgtcgagcacgacttCAGCAAGGG ATCTCTCGTGTTGCCCGTGACGATCGAGGTGCAGAACCGGTCGCCAGCACTGTCGGCGCGATGGGCCCTCCGGCTCCCGGGCCCACAAGCACAGTCTttcgcgtcgtcgttcccCAGGCCGCCAATATACACTGGCGCGTTAGCGCACCGCGGTGCGTTGGCGCccggggcgagcgcgacggtcgaggccggcctgTGGGTCGTCGAGAGCGGGCTGGTGAGCTTCGGCGGATGGGAGGTACTTGGAGAGACTGGCGATGGTGACCCAGCCGACATTGCGCCAAGTGATGGCGATGACGATGCTACTGTGGCATGGTCGCCACGTGTTTCGTGGTCATCAATCGCGCCTCTCTCTACTGTCGAGGTTATCCAGGCATGA
- the H4.1_2 gene encoding Histone H4 gives MSGRGKGGKGLGKGGAKRHRKVLRDNIQGITKPAIRRLARRGGVKRISGLIYEETRGVLKIFLENVIRDSVTYTEHAKRKTVTSLDVVYALKRQGRTLYGFGA, from the exons ATGTCTGGTCGTGGaaagggcggcaagggtctcggcaagggcggcgccAAGCGTCACCGCAAGGTTCTTCGTGACAACATCCA GGGTATCACCAAGCCCGCTATccgccgtctcgcccgccgtggtggtgtcaAGCGTATCTCGGGCCTCATCTACGAGGAGACCCGTGGCGTCCTCAAGATCTTCCTCGAGAACGTCATCCGCGACTCGGTCACCTACACCGAGCACGCCAAGCGCAAGACTGTCAcctcgctcgacgtcgtctaCGCCCTCAAGCGCCAGGGCCGCACCCTCTACGGTTTCGGCGCCTAA
- the Rep gene encoding Rab proteins geranylgeranyltransferase component A: MELESDKYDVIVLGTGLAESIAAAALAKAGKSVLHLDGNEYYGGDEASLTLDELATWAQARAGAPSTSSAARSDSSDYLRAQRIRFTNATTTALTPALQANRRRYAISLQPALMPSRGALVTTLISSDVSKYVSFRLLDGVSIWEDGAARRVPGGKEDVFQDKSVSLLDKRRLMKALMFIGGEFEDEEQLKGHEQDGILDFLTAAFALPPRLAAAVTYAIAHASSPADPALASLVRARRYLRSMGRYGPSAFLVGQYGGAGEVAQGYCRACAVFGGTYVLGPEAMPEAIGVEDGGVTVKIPGHPRPLSAGHVVTSDDFLPPSLVPVASYGTRTTARGIAVVTSQPGVLKRAPPPDADEDEAVPEDDDTGVVVFPPVDGAPLARALIMGEGTGSCPAGQWIVYLWTEAGVGDDAKAKLQPFLERLVPGGAVFESYYLEHTVESATAAAVTTSTSCSPPGLVRLERYTGGQTLTEALDFAADAGRAAFDAVLGPGEHEGQGFFEKAGGDEEEAGDDE, translated from the exons ATGGAGCTCGAGTCGGACAAGTACGACGTTATCGTCCTCGGGACGGGGCTCGCAGAGAGCATTGCTGCTGC CGCGCTCGCTAAGGCTGGCAAGTCGGTCCTCCACCTGGACGGAAACGAGTACtatggcggcgatgaggcTAGCCTGactctcgacgagctggcgacGTGGGCACAAGCGCGGGCCGGTGCGCCAagcacgagcagcgcagCCCGCTCAGACTCGTCAGACTACCTGCGCGCTCAGCGGATCCGCTTCACcaacgccaccaccacagctcTCACGCCAGCGCTGCAGGCCAACCGCCGGCGGTACGCCATCTCGCTGCAGCCGGCGCTCATGCCGAGCCGGGGCGCGCTGGTCACCACGCTCATCTCGAGCGACGTGAGCAAGTACGTCAGCTTCCGGCTGCTGGACGGCGTGTCCATCTGGGAGGACggggccgcgcgccgcgtgccaggcggcaaggaggacgTGTTCCAGGACAAGTCGGTGTCCCTGCTCGACAAGCGCCGGCTGATGAAGGCGCTCATGTTCATCGGCGGCGAGTTTGAGGACGAAGAGCAGCTCAAAGGCCACGAGCAAGACGGTATCCTCGACTTTCTGACTGCTGCGTTCGCGCTCCCCCCGCGcctggcagcagcagtaaCGTACGCCATTGCGCACGCGTCCAGCCCGGCCGACCCGGCTCTCGCATCCCTCGTCCGTGCACGCCGCTATCTCCGCTCCATGGGCCGCTATGGCCCCTCTGCGTTTCTGGTCGGGCAATacggcggtgccggtgaGGTCGCACAAGGCTACTGCCG CGCATGTGCAGTATTCGGCGGGACGTATGTGCTTGGCCCGGAGGCCATGCCCGAGGCGATCGGGGTGGAGGATGGTGGGGTGACGGTCAAGATTCCCGGCCACCCACGACCACTTTCAGCCGGGCATGTGGTGACGAGCGACGATTTCCTCCCGCCGTCGCTCGTGCCAGTGGCTTCTTATGGGACACGCACGACAGCGCGTGGCATCGCGGTGGTCACGTCGCAGCCGGGCGTGCTCAAGCGAGCACCGCCACCCGACgctgacgaggacgaggcggtgcCCGAAGACGATGACACGGGGGTGGTCGTCTTCCCGCCAGTTGACGgtgcgccgctcgcccgcgcgctcaTCATGGGCGAGGGAACCGGCTCGTGCCCCGCCGGCCAGTGGATCGTGTATCTCTGGACGGAGGCGGgtgtgggcgacgacgcgaagGCCAAGCTGCAGCCgttcctcgagcgcctggtGCCCGGTGGCGCGGTCTTCGAGTCGTATTACCTCGAGCATACGGTTGAGTCagctacggcggcggcagtgacgaCGTCAACGTCGTGTTCGCCACCAGGGctcgtccgactcgagcgaTACACTGGTGGGCAGACCCTGACTGAGGCATTGGACTTTGCCGCCGATgccggccgcgcggcgtTCGACGCTGTTCTCGGCCCCGGCGAGCACGAAGGGCAGGGCTTCTTTGAGAAGGCCGGtggtgatgaggaggaggcaggTGATGACGAGTAG
- the sec66 gene encoding Translocation protein sec66: protein MATSLAVPIAYITVLVTSLAIFSRIYRRRRAAEKTSFEPWFPAHPARDIYITLLGAEPPVPESMLKSALLVRATADVKRIWRIKEDKQTLQGLHQRGLVGDDTMARFAAAEKELEAEIVDVVSEANTFRNGWGTMIFATASEMAHAERTRDTVINIGKVKALEEKRLSLRAKLLGLPVVQAQLAANAQQRSPGSVSPVRSPSPATAANVATTPPVVESSSPIHSGASTPSKSATTTHATNTPSKKALKAAGKKK from the exons ATGGCCACGTCTCTCGCAGTCCCAATCGCCTACATTACGGTGCTCGTCACCTCACTGGCAATCTTCTCGCGCATTTATAGGCGCCGTAGAGCTG CTGAGAAGACGTCGTTTGAGCCATGGttccccgcccaccccgcccgcgaCATTTACATTACGCTGCTCGGTGCCGAGCCGCCCGTGCCCGAGAGCATGCTCAAGTCTGCTCTCCTCGTgcgcgccacggccgacGTCAAGCGCATCTGGCGCatcaaggaggacaagcAGACGCTCCAGGGCCTCCAtcagcgcggcctcgtcggcgacgataCCATGGCCCGCTTTGCTGCTGCCGAaaaggagctcgaggccgagattgtcgacgtcgtgtcCGAGGCCAACACGTTCCGTAACGGCTGGGGCACCATGATCTTTGCCACGGCCTCGGAGATggcccacgccgagcgcacccGCGACACTGTTATCAACATTGGCAAGGTCAAGGCTCTTGAGG AGAAGCGCCTCAGCCTCCGCGCCAAGCTTCTCGGTCTCCCCGTCGTCCAGGCCCAGCTCGCTGCCAACGCCCAGCAGCGCTCCCCCGGTTCCGTTTCTCCTGTCCGTTCTCCTTCACCCGCTACCGCCGCCAATGTTGCCACTACTCCCCCTGTTGTCGAGTCGTCTTCGCCCATCCACTCTGGCGCGTCCACCCCGTCCAAGTCTGCCACCACTACGCATGCCACAAACACCCCGTCAAAGAAGGCTCTCAAGGCCGCGGGCAAGAAAAAGTAA